Part of the Candidatus Obscuribacterales bacterium genome, GGCTATCTGGAGGCGTTTCACCATCTCTGCGAGATTGATGAGTGGCAACGAGCGCTGAGCCTGATGCTGCACGAGCTAGAAACCCCTGCCCAAGCTCAGTTGCACTACCAGCTCAAGCTGTGGGGCTATCTGCCCGAACAAATGGAACTGTATGAGGCGCTAGTTGACCATGTAGAGCCCTTGTGGCAGGGGCGCTTGCTGCAATTTTTGGGGGCAGTACACCAAGCCCAGGGCAACTATGGACAGGCGCAGGACTACTGCGATCGCAGCCTGGCTATCTTTCAAACCGTCGGCGACTCCGTGGATCGAGGCATGGTGCTGAGCCACCTAGGTGAACTTCGCTATGCGCTGGGCGACTATGACGCCGCCATTGACTACCAGCAGCAGTGGCTGGCCATTGCTCGTGAAGCTGGGCTACGCGGTGGCGAAGGCATCGCCCTGGGTAGCTTAGGCAACATTTACGAATCCCAGGGTAACTACGCCACTGCCCTGGAGTACCACCGCCAGCACCTAGCCCTGGCCCGCGCCGAGGCCGACCTAGAGCTAGAGGGGGCCGCTCTGGGCAATGTGGGAAGCTGTTACCATGCCCTCGGCCAATACGACCAAGCCAAAACCTATCACCAGCAACACCTGACCCTGGCTCAGCAAATTGGCCATCGACAAGGGGAGAGTAACGCCCTGGCGGGGTTGGGCAGCGCCTGCTACAGCCTGGGGCAGTATGATCAAGCCCTGACCTATTTTGACCAGCAGCGGCAACTAGCGCGAGACATTGGCGATTGCATGGGCGAAGGCAACGCCCTCGGCGGTCTGGGCAATGTGTGCTTTGCCAAAGGCGATATTGAGCAGGCCTTAACTTACCACCGGCAGCACCTAGCAATCGCCCAACGATTGGGCCATGCCCAGAGCACCCTCCACGTCCTGGGCAACCTGGGTAATGGCCATAGCGCTATCGGCCAGTATCCCCAGGCAGCGGACTGCTACCGGCAACAGTTGGCGATCGCTGAGGCGATTGGCGATCGCCTGGGAGCTAGTTTGGCCTATGGTAATTTGGGCGTAGTGGCCCACGCTCTGGGCAACTACACCGAGGCATTTGAGGCGTTGCAGCAGCAGTTAGCGATCCTGCGAGAGCTGGGCCACTCGTCCCGCGAAGGGCAAGCCCTGAGCAACCTAGGCAACATCTACAGCGCTGTGGGCAACAATTCCCAGGCGATTCAGTGCTATGAGAAGGCGATCGCGATCGCGCAACA contains:
- a CDS encoding tetratricopeptide repeat protein, which gives rise to GYLEAFHHLCEIDEWQRALSLMLHELETPAQAQLHYQLKLWGYLPEQMELYEALVDHVEPLWQGRLLQFLGAVHQAQGNYGQAQDYCDRSLAIFQTVGDSVDRGMVLSHLGELRYALGDYDAAIDYQQQWLAIAREAGLRGGEGIALGSLGNIYESQGNYATALEYHRQHLALARAEADLELEGAALGNVGSCYHALGQYDQAKTYHQQHLTLAQQIGHRQGESNALAGLGSACYSLGQYDQALTYFDQQRQLARDIGDCMGEGNALGGLGNVCFAKGDIEQALTYHRQHLAIAQRLGHAQSTLHVLGNLGNGHSAIGQYPQAADCYRQQLAIAEAIGDRLGASLAYGNLGVVAHALGNYTEAFEALQQQLAILRELGHSSREGQALSNLGNIYSAVGNNSQAIQCYEKAIAIAQQVGDRQGEANALGYLGNLHLALGQFNLALEHYQKHLDLARNLGDRPGEARALQGLGNTYQQLGDCDLALEYHEQNLALVRAMGDIAGEGAAFGSIGNVYDEMHDYAKAATYHQQDLDIARQIGEKRAEEAALVNLANAESELGQYEQAVKHYGLALGLARQIGDRWGEGLTLANLGETLTKLGRYDDALAHLEAGIDILQEQGARSLEASAYKYLGLLHQMIGNEEQALVAFERAIALATELGLPWVKECREWESDEA